A genomic region of Miscanthus floridulus cultivar M001 chromosome 3, ASM1932011v1, whole genome shotgun sequence contains the following coding sequences:
- the LOC136543700 gene encoding F-box/FBD/LRR-repeat protein At3g52680-like, translating into MLPTGDSHQPLPAPPAVRQLDDLPCDVLYKLLAGLPAGDVVRTSVLSQAWSSRWESVPDLEIDLDDRVRDWESAAGLLERCAAPVRGVSIRGIPLRLSDRADGWVRTVAGKSLRSLSLALDMTPLPSLFACNPAALAELKLVTCVLPPPPPAFTGFHGLTALDLDFVLFSGEKGWERLEAMISAAAPTLEKLRLANIGFHDVGPGGGFPVHGPWIIQEPNLRWLELRLTMAGAGSWELGHLPKLYYANITLNAQEPRDYGSMLTALSSVRELEIGNFDCATFQVRAYITTAYISVDDFK; encoded by the coding sequence ATGCTGCCCACCGGCGACTCCCATCAGCCGCTGCCAGCGCCGCCGGCCGTGCGCCAGCTTGACGATCTCCCGTGCGACGTCCTGTACAAGCTCCTCGCTGGCCTCCCGGCCGGCGACGTGGTCCGCACGTCGGTGCTGTCGCAGGCCTGGAGCAGCCGCTGGGAGTCCGTCCCCGACCTCGAGATCGACCTTGACGACCGCGTCCGCGACTGGGAGTCCGCGGCGGGATTACTGGAGCGGTGCGCGGCCCCTGTCCGTGGCGTCAGCATCCGCGGCATCCCGCTGCGCCTGTCCGACCGCGCCGATGGCTGGGTGCGCACCGTCGCAGGCAAGAGCCTGCGGTCGCTGTCGCTGGCGCTGGACATGACCCCGCTCCCGTCCCTCTTCGCCTGCAACCCCGCCGCGCTGGCCGAGCTCAAGCTGGTCACCTgcgtgctgccgccgccgccgcccgccttcACCGGGTTCCACGGCCTGACCGCGCTGGACCTCGACTTCGTCCTGTTCTCTGGTGAGAAGGGGTGGGAGCGGCTGGAGGCCATGATCTCGGCAGCCGCGCCCACGCTGGAGAAGCTGCGGCTGGCGAACATCGGTTTCCACGATGTCGGCCCCGGCGGGGGCTTCCCTGTCCATGGCCCGTGGATCATCCAGGAACCCAACCTCCGGTGGCTGGAGCTGCGCCTGACGATGGCCGGCGCCGGCTCCTGGGAGCTAGGGCACCTGCCCAAGCTTTACTACGCCAACATCACGCTGAACGCCCAGGAGCCGAGGGACTACGGGAGCATGCTCACTGCCCTTTCTAGCGTCAGGGAGCTTGAGATCGGCAACTTTGACTGTGCTACGTTTCAGGTGCGAGCATATATCACTACTGCATATATATCAGTAGACGATTTTAAATGA